In Methylomonas sp. ZR1, one DNA window encodes the following:
- a CDS encoding TonB-dependent siderophore receptor, which yields MKKAFHRRKSWAIGLGALLCLGQTSSHAANQEPERDNLPDLTGLSVEQLMNLDVTSVMKVPTDIKHVPAALFVLSNEEIRRTGATTIPEALRVVPGMHVAKVDGNKWAVSMRGFSSQFVNKLLVLVDGRSVYNPLFSGVWWDQQDVMMEDIERIEVIRGPGASLWGANAVNGVINIITKSAKDTQGGLLSSHVGSQRYGGGLRYGADLGGDAYLKVYGRHTNYGDSKTLGSSAKAGDEGEMSKIGFRYDKAIDFTNKLSLQGDAFLGESNGALQHFPSLTSQQTPVLAPPFSRELPTDQLFSGHYIQARWEQHQSSDSNTVLRMYWDRHSRKSPYLNSEYQIDNIDVDFQHNYKLNDSHMLVWGSGVRFNLNNFEDSAQISMSASNRTDRIYSLFGQDDITLVPDRWHLTLGSKLEHNPVTQFEVQPNARLLWTPDDQHSFWGSVSRSVRTPNWVEQNISYGLQTQPYTIRGNTVPVLRNLTGNPDLTAEKMLGFELGWRGQLSRQLSTDVALYHYSYDDYASLTPNTQRFAGYMLQTLDYNNYGHVQVYGGEISVDWQATENWKLRATYSHEEERFRLSPLAPANTTLISGDSYPAHKAMLWSMYQFSPQLKLDLNWRYSDATGLNGAQSRAYQDLDARLGWDLGAGVELALVGRNLLNSSHFEYGSDMFSTATAVQREVYGTLRWDF from the coding sequence ATGAAAAAGGCGTTTCATCGACGGAAATCTTGGGCTATCGGCCTGGGAGCGCTTTTGTGTTTGGGACAAACCTCCTCACACGCCGCCAATCAAGAGCCTGAACGTGACAATTTACCGGATTTGACCGGCCTCAGCGTCGAGCAATTGATGAATCTCGATGTGACCTCGGTTATGAAGGTGCCCACAGACATTAAACACGTTCCCGCCGCCCTGTTTGTATTGAGCAACGAAGAAATCCGCCGAACCGGGGCTACAACCATCCCGGAAGCCTTGCGGGTGGTGCCGGGCATGCACGTGGCTAAAGTGGACGGCAACAAATGGGCCGTATCGATGCGCGGCTTCAGCAGCCAGTTTGTCAATAAATTGTTGGTGTTAGTGGACGGCCGTAGCGTCTATAACCCGCTGTTTTCTGGAGTATGGTGGGATCAACAAGATGTGATGATGGAAGACATCGAACGCATTGAGGTCATCCGCGGCCCCGGCGCCAGCTTGTGGGGCGCCAATGCGGTCAACGGCGTCATCAACATCATCACTAAATCAGCCAAAGACACGCAAGGCGGTTTGCTATCCAGTCATGTCGGCAGCCAACGCTACGGCGGCGGTCTGCGCTATGGCGCCGATTTGGGCGGCGACGCCTATCTAAAAGTGTACGGCCGCCACACTAACTACGGCGACTCAAAAACCCTAGGCAGCAGCGCTAAGGCCGGCGATGAAGGCGAGATGAGCAAAATCGGTTTTCGTTACGACAAAGCCATCGACTTTACCAACAAACTCAGTTTGCAAGGCGATGCATTCCTCGGCGAGAGCAATGGCGCACTGCAACACTTCCCATCATTAACATCCCAACAGACGCCGGTGCTGGCGCCGCCCTTTTCTCGGGAATTACCGACGGACCAATTGTTCTCCGGCCATTACATCCAAGCACGCTGGGAACAACATCAAAGCTCGGACTCGAATACCGTACTGCGCATGTATTGGGACAGGCACAGCCGGAAATCGCCTTACTTGAATTCGGAATATCAAATCGACAATATCGATGTCGATTTTCAGCATAACTACAAGCTGAACGATAGCCACATGTTGGTGTGGGGCAGCGGCGTGCGTTTCAATCTGAATAATTTTGAGGACAGCGCGCAAATCTCCATGAGCGCCAGCAATCGTACCGACCGTATCTACAGCCTGTTCGGACAGGACGATATTACCTTGGTGCCTGATCGTTGGCATTTGACCTTGGGCAGCAAGCTGGAGCACAACCCGGTCACGCAATTCGAAGTGCAACCCAACGCACGCTTGCTGTGGACGCCCGACGACCAACATTCGTTTTGGGGCTCGGTATCCCGCTCGGTGCGCACGCCCAATTGGGTCGAGCAAAATATTTCCTACGGCTTGCAGACCCAGCCATACACGATACGCGGCAATACCGTGCCCGTGCTGCGCAACCTAACCGGCAACCCCGACTTGACCGCCGAAAAAATGCTCGGCTTCGAACTGGGCTGGCGCGGCCAACTCAGTCGCCAACTCAGTACTGATGTAGCCTTGTATCATTACAGTTACGACGATTACGCCAGCTTGACCCCCAATACCCAACGCTTCGCCGGCTATATGTTGCAGACGCTGGATTACAACAACTACGGGCATGTACAAGTCTACGGCGGGGAAATCAGTGTCGATTGGCAAGCGACTGAAAATTGGAAATTGCGGGCCACTTATAGCCACGAAGAAGAACGCTTCCGCCTGTCTCCGCTGGCACCTGCCAACACCACGCTGATCTCCGGAGATAGCTACCCGGCCCATAAAGCCATGCTCTGGTCTATGTACCAATTCTCCCCGCAACTCAAGCTGGATCTGAACTGGCGTTATTCGGATGCAACCGGCCTTAACGGCGCGCAATCCAGAGCCTATCAAGACCTGGATGCACGTTTGGGATGGGACTTGGGCGCGGGCGTGGAACTGGCGTTGGTGGGCCGGAATTTGCTGAACAGCAGTCATTTCGAATACGGCTCGGATATGTTTTCCACCGCCACAGCCGTGCAACGCGAGGTATACGGCACCTTGCGCTGGGACTTCTAA
- the leuA gene encoding 2-isopropylmalate synthase codes for MLTDPSHKYRPFPPPALADRQWPNRTISQAPIWMSTDLRDGNQALFEPMNAERKLRLFRTLCGIGFKEIEVAFPSASHTDFDFVRRLINEALIPDDVTIEVLSHAREPLLRRTVEALQGARSVIVHIVNATSQAFRELVLGMSRAEVLAMAVDAVRLVKQLTADRPQTQWRLQYSLETFTATEPYFAVEFCDAVSAAWGATPDNKIILNLPSSVETATPNVYADQIEWMHRHIARRDSVILSVHPHNDRGTAVAAAELALMAGAERVEGCLFGNGERTGNVDLVTLALNLYTQGVAPGLDFSDIDKVVGDFEACTGLSVPPRQPYAGELVFTAFSGSHQDAIKKGFAALQPGSTWNVPYLPFDPADVGRGYDAVIRINSQSGKGGIAHLLESHYGVVLPRRLQIEFSREVQQHADRHGGEIGAEALWNLFARSYLDAAKPLRYRGHQLFEHAQGQGIQLQIESDGEPHTLTGVGNGPIAAAVQALNSLGGAVSVRSYEERSVGSGGDAQACAFVELATANGTTTYGVGMDANIVSASIKALISGCNRLADDMGLCNLTKLNTSPATIPANATS; via the coding sequence ATGTTGACCGACCCTTCCCACAAATACCGCCCTTTCCCGCCACCGGCATTGGCTGACCGCCAATGGCCCAACCGCACGATCAGCCAAGCGCCGATCTGGATGAGCACCGACTTGCGCGACGGCAACCAAGCCTTGTTCGAGCCAATGAACGCCGAACGCAAGCTGCGCCTGTTCCGGACCTTGTGCGGCATCGGTTTCAAGGAAATCGAAGTGGCGTTTCCGTCGGCCTCGCATACCGATTTTGATTTCGTGCGCCGCTTGATAAACGAAGCGTTGATCCCCGACGACGTCACCATCGAAGTGCTCAGCCACGCCCGCGAACCGTTATTGCGCCGGACCGTAGAAGCCTTGCAGGGCGCGCGCTCGGTCATCGTCCATATCGTCAACGCCACCTCCCAAGCGTTTCGTGAACTGGTGTTGGGCATGAGCCGGGCCGAGGTATTGGCCATGGCCGTCGATGCGGTGCGATTGGTCAAGCAATTGACCGCCGACCGGCCGCAAACCCAGTGGCGCTTGCAATACAGCCTGGAAACCTTCACCGCCACCGAGCCGTATTTCGCCGTCGAGTTTTGCGATGCGGTCAGCGCCGCCTGGGGCGCGACGCCGGACAACAAGATCATTCTGAATTTACCGTCGTCGGTGGAAACGGCGACGCCGAACGTCTACGCCGACCAGATCGAATGGATGCACCGCCATATCGCCCGCCGCGACAGCGTCATCCTCAGCGTGCATCCGCACAACGACCGCGGCACCGCGGTAGCCGCCGCCGAACTGGCGTTGATGGCCGGCGCCGAGCGCGTCGAGGGTTGTTTGTTCGGCAATGGCGAACGCACCGGCAACGTGGATTTGGTGACACTGGCCTTGAATCTGTACACCCAGGGCGTGGCGCCGGGCCTGGATTTTTCAGACATCGACAAGGTGGTGGGCGATTTCGAGGCTTGCACCGGCTTGAGCGTGCCGCCGCGCCAACCCTATGCCGGCGAGTTGGTGTTCACCGCATTTTCCGGCTCGCACCAGGACGCCATCAAGAAAGGCTTTGCCGCCCTGCAGCCCGGTAGCACCTGGAACGTGCCGTATCTGCCGTTCGATCCGGCCGACGTCGGCCGCGGTTACGACGCGGTGATCCGCATCAACAGCCAATCCGGCAAGGGCGGCATCGCCCATTTGCTGGAAAGCCATTACGGCGTGGTGCTGCCGCGCCGTTTGCAGATCGAATTTTCGCGGGAGGTCCAACAGCACGCCGACCGCCACGGCGGCGAAATCGGCGCGGAAGCGTTGTGGAATTTATTTGCCCGGAGCTATCTGGATGCAGCAAAGCCTTTGCGTTACCGGGGCCATCAATTGTTCGAGCACGCGCAAGGCCAAGGCATACAACTGCAAATCGAATCGGACGGCGAACCGCACACATTAACCGGCGTCGGTAACGGCCCGATAGCTGCCGCGGTCCAGGCCTTAAATTCGCTCGGCGGCGCAGTGTCGGTACGCAGTTACGAGGAACGCTCGGTCGGCAGCGGCGGCGATGCCCAAGCCTGCGCCTTTGTCGAACTGGCAACAGCGAACGGGACTACGACTTATGGCGTCGGCATGGACGCCAACATCGTCAGCGCATCAATCAAGGCGCTGATCAGCGGCTGCAATCGCTTGGCCGACGATATGGGCTTATGCAATTTAACAAAATTGAACACGTCCCCAGCGACGATACCCGCAAACGCCACATCCTAA
- a CDS encoding DUF2024 family protein — protein sequence MEIHVYDTYVKAHDNHVMHFDVFTASKDSEQAIQYAKQWLSSIGESDAVVSSKECRFCHTQQAPANVIDTINRQGYFIYKMEGCPA from the coding sequence ATGGAAATCCACGTTTACGATACCTATGTAAAAGCACACGACAACCACGTCATGCACTTTGATGTATTTACCGCCAGCAAAGACAGTGAGCAAGCCATTCAGTATGCCAAACAATGGCTATCTTCAATCGGGGAAAGCGATGCGGTAGTCTCCAGCAAAGAATGTCGGTTTTGCCATACTCAACAAGCACCGGCTAATGTGATTGACACGATCAATCGCCAAGGTTACTTCATATACAAAATGGAAGGTTGTCCGGCTTGA
- a CDS encoding Lrp/AsnC family transcriptional regulator — protein MELDRYDKQILNILQTDGRISNQELADRIGLSPSPCLRRVRALEEGGLIVGYRALLDAKALGLTLMALIHISMDQHTPERFSTFEAAVAGIPEVLECLLITGQTADYQLKVVVKDLDAYQELLLKRITGIAGVSGVHTSFVLRRVVDKTGFSVEEGL, from the coding sequence ATGGAACTGGATAGATACGACAAGCAAATCTTGAACATCCTGCAAACCGATGGCCGCATCAGCAATCAGGAACTGGCCGACCGCATCGGCCTGTCGCCGTCGCCGTGCTTGCGGCGGGTACGGGCCTTGGAGGAGGGTGGCCTGATCGTCGGCTACCGGGCGCTGCTGGATGCCAAAGCCTTGGGTTTGACGCTGATGGCCTTGATTCACATCTCGATGGACCAACACACGCCGGAACGTTTCAGCACCTTCGAAGCAGCGGTCGCCGGCATTCCGGAAGTCCTGGAATGCCTGCTGATCACCGGCCAAACCGCCGACTACCAGCTCAAGGTAGTGGTCAAAGACTTGGACGCCTACCAGGAGTTACTGCTGAAGCGCATCACCGGCATTGCCGGTGTCAGCGGGGTACATACCAGCTTTGTGTTGCGGCGGGTGGTGGATAAGACGGGGTTTTCGGTTGAGGAAGGGCTTTGA
- a CDS encoding YfiR family protein: MSRILRHRYARLCRNRSCDASCLCAPEKPRFAAITLVSKMLLLPLLFSGHLCHAEAASEAAVKVAFLYNFFKFIEWPESATTPNRYTLCLSSHTDFGDHLLMLEGKTVNGKPLDIARNISAKDIKSCHLIFIDTADNPGDYARELKGSPVVSVSDKAGFINQGGTIGLIQDGNRLSFEINLETANAGNTRISAQLLKLAKNILAGK; this comes from the coding sequence ATGAGTCGAATCTTGCGCCATCGCTATGCAAGATTGTGCCGAAATCGCAGTTGCGATGCGTCGTGCCTGTGCGCCCCGGAAAAACCAAGATTCGCAGCCATCACGCTAGTCAGCAAAATGCTGTTGCTGCCTTTGCTGTTTAGCGGCCATCTATGCCACGCCGAAGCGGCCAGCGAAGCAGCGGTAAAAGTGGCATTTTTATACAATTTCTTTAAGTTTATCGAATGGCCGGAGTCGGCAACCACACCGAATCGTTATACCTTGTGCCTGAGCAGTCATACCGATTTCGGCGACCATTTATTGATGTTGGAAGGCAAAACGGTGAACGGCAAGCCCTTGGATATCGCCCGCAATATATCAGCCAAAGATATAAAATCCTGCCATTTGATCTTTATCGATACCGCCGATAATCCGGGCGATTACGCCCGCGAATTAAAAGGCTCGCCGGTAGTCAGCGTCAGCGACAAAGCCGGGTTTATCAACCAGGGCGGCACCATAGGTTTGATCCAGGACGGCAACCGGCTCAGCTTCGAAATTAACTTGGAAACCGCCAACGCCGGTAACACGCGCATCAGCGCCCAGCTGCTGAAACTGGCTAAAAACATTTTGGCCGGTAAATAA
- a CDS encoding EamA family transporter: protein MKAKVWAALLAVYLVWGSTYLMIRFVVETLPPFLSAGLRFLVSGFILLAWRRLAGDAAPTFRQWRSAAVVGILLLLGGNGLVCWAEQTVPSGVAALIIGAVPMFLVMADALRPNGNRPTLRVLVGLVIGFMGIYLLVGPTAFSDGIPVNLPGVAALLLASLLWALGSIYSKTADLPKTALMTTGAEMLTGGFALLLVSALSEQWGVFNLAQVSVNSWLALAYLIVFGSMIGFASYAWLLQNAPIPLVATYAYVNPLVAVFLGNWFAQEPLTPRVLSGAAIIIGAIVFMNSARGSRTKRAAGRGASK, encoded by the coding sequence ATGAAAGCTAAGGTCTGGGCCGCGTTGTTGGCCGTTTATCTGGTGTGGGGATCAACTTATTTGATGATCCGCTTTGTCGTCGAAACATTGCCGCCATTTTTGTCGGCCGGATTGCGTTTTTTGGTTTCCGGCTTCATTTTGCTGGCCTGGCGGCGTCTGGCCGGCGATGCCGCACCGACTTTTCGGCAGTGGCGTTCGGCTGCTGTTGTCGGTATTTTGTTATTGCTCGGCGGCAACGGCTTGGTTTGTTGGGCAGAACAAACCGTCCCATCCGGCGTCGCCGCGCTGATCATCGGCGCGGTGCCGATGTTTCTGGTAATGGCCGACGCACTCCGGCCTAACGGCAACAGACCAACGCTGCGTGTACTGGTTGGCTTGGTCATCGGCTTCATGGGGATTTACTTGCTGGTCGGTCCTACGGCGTTTTCAGACGGTATCCCGGTAAATCTGCCCGGTGTGGCGGCGCTATTGCTCGCCAGTTTGCTTTGGGCCTTAGGTTCAATCTACAGCAAAACTGCGGATTTGCCGAAGACGGCATTGATGACAACCGGCGCGGAAATGCTGACCGGCGGCTTTGCCTTGTTGCTGGTCAGTGCGCTAAGCGAACAATGGGGTGTTTTCAACCTGGCTCAGGTATCGGTTAACTCCTGGCTGGCCTTGGCGTATCTGATAGTGTTTGGCTCGATGATCGGTTTCGCCTCCTACGCCTGGTTGCTGCAAAACGCGCCGATTCCGCTGGTAGCGACCTACGCCTACGTCAATCCGCTGGTGGCAGTGTTTTTAGGCAACTGGTTCGCGCAAGAACCGCTCACGCCGCGCGTCCTGAGTGGGGCGGCGATCATCATCGGGGCTATCGTATTCATGAACAGCGCGCGCGGCTCACGTACAAAGCGTGCAGCGGGGCGAGGAGCGAGCAAATGA
- a CDS encoding NAD(P)H-dependent oxidoreductase: MKILALSGSLRAVSINSAVLRTVRHLAPASVEVYLFSGLGDLPLYNPDLENAPPAAALQLRDEVASADALLIASPEYAHGVTGTIKNTLDWLVAFDGFADKPVAVLNATPRAHHADAALKETLLTMSATLIEAASITLPLPSANIGEAELLAVPEIVSLLTGVLTKIQRAVKRLPDMKPYLSSSLYIDSQHPAIVAQAAKLAEGCADEEEIAKRCFEFVRDEIKHSWDYRLNPVTCKASEVLIHGTGYCYAKSHLLAALLRANGIPAGLCYQRLTLDGDQPPYCLHGLNAVYLPQHGWYRIDARGNKPGVEADFCPPLEKLAFSIVNPLEQDLPGIHAEPIPAVVKALTEYQTVEQVYHNLPDLAVTEP; the protein is encoded by the coding sequence ATGAAAATACTGGCTTTATCCGGCAGCTTACGAGCTGTGTCCATCAATTCCGCCGTGCTGCGCACTGTGAGGCATTTGGCGCCGGCCTCTGTCGAAGTCTATTTGTTTTCCGGGCTTGGCGACTTGCCTTTATACAATCCGGATTTGGAAAACGCGCCGCCGGCCGCCGCACTGCAATTGCGCGACGAAGTGGCCTCGGCGGATGCCTTGCTAATCGCCAGCCCGGAATATGCGCATGGCGTTACCGGCACCATCAAAAATACGCTGGATTGGTTGGTGGCCTTCGACGGCTTTGCCGACAAGCCGGTGGCGGTATTGAATGCCACGCCGCGCGCCCATCATGCCGATGCCGCGCTCAAAGAAACCTTGCTTACTATGTCAGCCACGCTGATAGAAGCTGCCTCGATCACCTTGCCGCTGCCGAGCGCGAATATCGGCGAAGCGGAGCTGTTGGCCGTGCCGGAAATCGTTTCATTACTGACCGGCGTGTTAACCAAAATCCAACGCGCGGTAAAGCGCTTGCCGGACATGAAGCCTTACCTCAGCAGCAGTCTTTATATCGATAGCCAACATCCGGCCATCGTCGCCCAAGCCGCCAAGTTGGCGGAGGGCTGCGCCGATGAGGAAGAAATCGCCAAACGCTGTTTCGAATTCGTGCGCGACGAAATTAAGCATAGTTGGGACTACCGGCTGAACCCAGTGACCTGTAAAGCATCCGAGGTGTTAATCCACGGCACCGGCTACTGCTACGCCAAAAGCCATTTATTGGCGGCACTGTTGCGCGCCAACGGCATTCCCGCCGGTCTGTGTTACCAGCGCTTGACGCTAGACGGCGACCAGCCTCCTTATTGTCTGCATGGTTTGAATGCGGTTTACCTGCCGCAACACGGTTGGTACCGTATTGATGCGCGCGGCAATAAGCCCGGTGTGGAGGCGGACTTTTGCCCGCCGCTGGAGAAATTGGCGTTTTCGATTGTGAATCCCTTGGAACAAGACTTGCCCGGCATCCATGCGGAACCCATACCGGCCGTCGTCAAAGCCTTAACCGAATACCAAACCGTCGAGCAGGTTTATCACAACTTGCCGGACCTTGCCGTTACTGAACCATGA
- a CDS encoding TonB-dependent siderophore receptor: MRALIVLGMLLIPLATAQAAGKASEDLTELSIEQLLNVEIISASRLGQKASQAPSSVSILTANDIRTFGWRTLADALNSMRGLFTSNDRNYSFVGVRGFIQSGDYNSRVLFMIDGQRMNENIFDSGNIGQEFMLDMDLVERIEFIPGSGSTIYGANAFLGLINVVTKKGKALNGAQIAGEVGSFDTYKGRVSYGKQFDNGADVLVSASHFDTQGMENLYFPAFDDPSTNNGIAHNMDTERADRLFGRMQFEEFTLSGGFVDRYKRVPTAAFGAVFNDPTSHTYDRQFFTNLKYQKALSAKTSFMAKGFYQGYDYMAEDPFNDAGNYVYHDQTSGRWWGGEAQLTTSVFDGHRLLFGLEYQYDQTQRQFGYVTDPYQIYQDSDLSGHRVELYAQDDIQLLDNLVFSAGLRLDQTHMLKRLQLNPRLGLIWNPLENTTFKLLYSSTFRAPHAWNLDYNNYYYGVSPELREEQIRSYEAIAEWHSNAGLKLLVSLFYNDITELLKANPDTALLDNVGKYHAYGAEWEAEKRWDSGRMFKASYTYSLFTNEARQGVWAYGSPQNIFKLHYAEPLFDDFVRLGIENIYIGDRKTFQSGKADAYNLVNLNLSTDRLMRGLDVSFGVYNLFDSHYEMLINSDRFDLLQMNGREFRLKLQLTF; encoded by the coding sequence ATGCGCGCGCTGATCGTCCTAGGTATGCTGTTGATACCTTTGGCTACCGCGCAAGCGGCCGGCAAGGCATCCGAAGATTTAACTGAACTGTCCATTGAGCAATTGCTGAATGTGGAAATCATCAGCGCTTCCAGGCTGGGTCAAAAAGCCAGTCAAGCCCCCAGCTCGGTTTCGATTTTAACGGCAAACGACATACGCACTTTTGGCTGGCGCACGCTGGCGGACGCGCTGAACAGCATGCGCGGTTTGTTCACCAGCAATGATCGCAACTATAGCTTTGTCGGCGTGCGCGGCTTTATTCAGTCCGGCGACTACAATTCCCGAGTGCTGTTCATGATCGACGGCCAGCGCATGAACGAAAACATCTTCGACTCCGGCAATATCGGCCAGGAATTCATGCTGGACATGGACTTGGTGGAACGTATCGAATTTATTCCCGGTTCCGGCTCCACCATTTACGGCGCCAATGCGTTTTTGGGGCTGATTAACGTGGTCACCAAAAAAGGCAAAGCCTTGAACGGGGCGCAAATAGCCGGTGAAGTAGGTAGTTTTGACACCTACAAAGGCCGCGTCAGCTACGGCAAGCAATTCGACAACGGCGCCGATGTGCTGGTGTCGGCATCGCATTTCGATACCCAGGGCATGGAAAATTTATATTTCCCGGCTTTCGATGATCCCAGCACCAACAACGGTATCGCGCATAACATGGATACCGAACGCGCGGACCGCTTGTTCGGGCGCATGCAATTCGAAGAATTCACCCTCAGCGGCGGTTTTGTTGATCGTTACAAGCGGGTGCCGACCGCGGCTTTCGGTGCCGTTTTCAACGATCCCACCTCGCATACTTACGACAGACAATTTTTCACCAATCTGAAATATCAAAAAGCTCTGAGTGCGAAAACCTCGTTCATGGCTAAAGGATTTTATCAAGGCTACGATTACATGGCCGAGGACCCGTTTAATGACGCAGGTAATTACGTTTATCACGACCAAACCAGCGGCCGCTGGTGGGGCGGCGAAGCGCAACTCACGACTAGCGTATTCGACGGACATAGACTACTTTTCGGCTTGGAATATCAATACGACCAAACCCAGCGCCAATTCGGCTATGTTACCGACCCTTATCAGATTTATCAGGATAGCGACCTCAGCGGCCACCGCGTCGAACTCTACGCTCAAGACGACATCCAGTTACTGGACAATCTGGTTTTCAGCGCCGGCCTGCGCCTAGATCAGACCCACATGCTCAAGCGCCTGCAACTCAATCCGCGTCTGGGCTTAATATGGAACCCTTTGGAGAATACCACCTTCAAGCTGCTGTACAGCTCGACATTTCGCGCCCCGCATGCCTGGAACCTGGATTACAACAACTACTATTACGGCGTCAGCCCCGAGCTTAGAGAAGAGCAAATCAGAAGCTACGAAGCGATTGCCGAATGGCATTCCAATGCCGGGCTGAAACTGCTGGTTTCCTTGTTTTACAACGACATCACCGAGTTACTGAAAGCCAACCCCGATACGGCGCTGCTGGACAATGTTGGAAAATACCACGCCTACGGTGCGGAATGGGAAGCGGAAAAACGCTGGGACAGCGGCAGAATGTTCAAGGCATCTTACACCTACAGCTTGTTTACCAACGAAGCCAGACAAGGAGTGTGGGCTTACGGTTCGCCGCAAAATATTTTCAAATTACACTATGCTGAGCCTTTGTTCGACGATTTTGTCCGGCTCGGCATCGAAAATATTTACATCGGCGACCGCAAGACATTTCAGAGCGGCAAAGCCGATGCCTACAATCTGGTCAATCTGAATCTGAGCACGGATCGCTTGATGCGTGGCCTGGATGTATCCTTCGGGGTTTATAACCTGTTCGACAGCCATTATGAAATGCTGATCAACAGCGACCGCTTCGACCTGTTACAGATGAACGGCAGGGAATTTCGTTTGAAACTACAGTTGACGTTTTAA
- a CDS encoding GNAT family N-acetyltransferase: MTTNSPLIIRPAVATDAECVSQLIGSVANRCTISPTGDGAELFYSSISPQAIGSYIADANFLYLVGLLNGKLAGVVAVRNARHLFHLFVAPACQYQGIGTALALRAIELSLAASQSEIFTVNASLPSVPFYARLGFQPLGPKIEDKGVAFVPMQLPSSALNAASWR; encoded by the coding sequence ATGACGACAAACTCGCCGTTGATCATTCGTCCCGCTGTAGCGACCGATGCCGAGTGCGTCAGCCAACTGATTGGCAGCGTTGCCAACCGTTGTACGATTTCCCCAACTGGCGACGGTGCCGAGTTGTTTTATTCGAGTATCAGCCCGCAAGCGATTGGCAGCTACATCGCTGACGCTAATTTCCTTTATCTCGTCGGTTTGCTAAACGGTAAGCTGGCCGGCGTCGTTGCCGTCCGCAACGCCCGGCATCTGTTTCATCTGTTTGTGGCGCCTGCCTGTCAATACCAAGGCATCGGCACGGCGTTGGCCTTGCGAGCCATCGAGTTATCATTGGCGGCAAGCCAGTCGGAAATCTTCACAGTGAATGCCTCGCTACCCTCAGTGCCGTTTTATGCTCGGCTGGGATTTCAGCCGCTGGGGCCTAAGATAGAGGACAAAGGCGTGGCATTTGTGCCCATGCAATTGCCAAGCTCAGCGCTAAACGCCGCATCGTGGCGATGA